A window of the Theileria parva strain Muguga chromosome 2, complete sequence, whole genome shotgun sequence genome harbors these coding sequences:
- a CDS encoding Ribonuclease H2 non-catalytic subunit (Ylr154p-like) family protein, producing MVKNVEVNILPCLIKYSGPTVFKTKFKDKIRKLSEESEDSPSSTNETESSDSTNATDSTDSVAIPGGFDIKDICGNCATNANFSVEVTEKLTRDVYYSMKGVDKLLKDNYYVLFRGRQMRGSNLALENFGYKMSVVTRDYRHKQSDYSKATANPSIHLTKTADVSSVTVWELENDVSPLSDNLAAYKYLLLSKPLSDYEGEEEYFKSLNTDFTQ from the exons ATGGTGAAGAATGTGGAGGTTAATATTCTTCCCTGTTTAATCAAATATTCCGGGCCCACAGTGTTTAAAACCAAatttaaagataaaatacGGAAACTATCTGAAGAATCCGAAGATTCCCCAAGTTCCACAAATGAAACAGAATCTTCAGATTCTACAAATGCTACGGATTCCACAGATTCCGTAGCGATTCCAG GCGGATTTGACATTAAAGACATTTGTGGAAATTGCGCCACTAACGCCAATTTCTCAGTGGAGGTAACAGAAAAGCTAACGAGAGACGTGTATTACTCTATGAAAGGCGTGGATAAACTCCTGAAAGACAACTACTACGTCTTATTTAGAGGCCGTCAGATGCGAGGAAGTAACTTAGCCCTGGAGAATTTTGGGTATAAAATGAGCGTAGTTACCAGAGACTACAGACATAAACAATCAGACTACTCCAAAGCCACAGCAAATCCTTCCATACACCTCACCAAAACCGCCGACGTTTCTTCCGTCAC GGTTTGGGAGCTTGAGAATGATGTTAGTCCACTAAGTGATAATCTCGCCGcttacaaatatttattattatccaaACCC TTGAGTGATTATGAAGGTGAAGAGGAATATTTCAAATCTCTAAACACTGATTTCACAcaataa
- the csnk2b gene encoding Casein kinase II regulatory subunit family protein — protein MEEEYTEWDQFSSESCETLKWIPWFTSLEGHEFLLEIEESFVRDQFNLSGLKSLRNYNGAMSMILGPAPTEEVFMDGKFLELYMNATDLYGMLHSRYITTPIGLRLMREKYQQGVFGQCPRVECQRQNVLPVGFSDNLHNHRIKTYCPRCQEAYVIRSGEVHADIDGAFFGRSFPHLFLLTFPNLIPDQPPVPFVPKIFGFKVHNINSLIKIKLENGEFGKIEDEDSNSQDEMKLD, from the exons ATGGAAGAAGAGTATACAGAGTGGGATCAATTCAGCTCAGAATCTTGCGAAACCCTCAAATGGATCCCCTGGTTCACCTCCCTAGAAGGCCACGAATTCCTCCTCGAA ATTGAGGAATCGTTTGTGAGAGATCAGTTTAATTTGAGTGGGTTGAAGAGTTTACGTAATTACAACGGAGCGATGAGCATGATCCTTGGTCCGGCACCTACGGAAGAAGTTTTCATGGACGGGAAATTCCTCGAACTTTACATGAACGCCACTGATTTATACGGAATGCTACACTCCAGATACATCACCACACCCATAGGACTCAGACTAATG AGGGAGAAGTATCAGCAAGGCGTGTTTGGGCAATGTCCTCGTGTGGAATGTCAGCGTCAGAATGTGTTACCGGTTGGGTTTAGTgacaatttacacaatcACAGGATAAAGACATATTGTCCCCGATGTCAGGAGGCGTATGTCATCAGGTCTGGCGAAGTCCACGCCGACATTGACGGCGCCTTTTTCGGCAGATCATTCCCTCATCTGTTTCTACTCACTTTTCCTAACCTCATACCAGACCAGCCACCAGTACCCTTTGTTCCCAAAATCTTCGGGTTCAAAGTCCACAACATCAACTCACTCATTAAAATCAAACTCGAAAAC ggtGAGTTTGGAAAGATAGAGGACGAGGATTCCAATTCGCAAGATGAGATGAAGTTAGATTAA